From Camelina sativa cultivar DH55 chromosome 5, Cs, whole genome shotgun sequence:
CTTCGTTGGTATTGTGGTTTTACTTTTGATAAACTCGACAATCAGTTTTGTAGAAGAAAACAATGCTGGAAATGCAGCTGCGGCTCTCATGGCTCAGTTAGCCCCTAAAGCGAAGGTATTTATTCCTTTTAGTTGTGttcatttaaaaatttgattgtaGTAGATTACTTATTTATTATTCAACTGTTTTAGTCCATCCGCGATGGGAAATGGAACGAGATAGATGCAGCTGAGTTGGTTCCAGGAGATATAGTTAGTATCAAACTGGGAGATATCATTCCTGCTGATGCTCGTCTTCTTGAAGGAGACCCTTTAAAGATTGACCAGGCAAGTTCAACTTCTATATATGAGGATATCATAGCTCTGCATCCTTATCTCTCTTTCGGCTAATCTTGGCTAGTTTTATATTCTCTCCAGTCAGCACTCACAGGTGAATCTCTTCCAGTGACCAAAAATCCCGGTTCTTCAGTGTACTCTGGTTCAACTTGCAAGCAAGGTGAAATTGAAGCAGTTGTTATTGCGACTGGTGTCCACACTTTCTTTGGAAAGGCGGCTCATCTTGTGGACAGTACCACCCATGTTGGCCACTTCCAAAAGGTTTGTTCACACTtaagagtaaaataaaaatttcaaaggTATTTGGAGTCAGTGACTAAATATAAACTTTTGTCTATTGGTTTCCAGGTTTTGACAGCAATAGGAAATTTCTGTATCTGCTCTATTGCAGTAGGAATGGCGATTGAAATCGTCGTTATATACGGTCTCCAAAAGAGAGGGTACCGTGTTGGTATTGATAACCTTCTTGTCTTGTTGATTGGTGGAATCCCCATTGCTATGCCTACTGTTCTATCTGTTACAATGGCAATTGGTGCTCATCGCTTGGCTCAACAGGTCAGTACAAGTCTTAAAGACAGAGTCAgttaatttttgttgatttagtgATTCAGTATAATGACTTTACAATCCATTTCAGGGTGCCATAACAAAGAGAATGACAGCCATTGAAGAAATGGCAGGAATGGATGTTTTGTGTAGTGACAAAACAGGTACTCTCACGCTAAACAAGCTTTCCGTGGATAAGAATCTGATCGAGGTTTGCATCTTTCTTTCTACTTACTTGATAGTTACAGATCCTGATAGGTTGGGGACGATGATGTAATAAAAGCACTTTTATCTCTTTTGTTACAGGTGTTTAAGAGGGGTATTGACAAAGATATGGCTGTGCTTATGGCTGCAAGAGCTGCACGTTTAGAGAACCAAGATGCTATCGATACTGCAATTGTTTCAATGTTGTCAGACCCGAAAGAGGTATTGACTCAAGACTCAACTTTCCGTAAACTAGATACAACTAACTCGTATATAAACTATGATGTATTGATCTGATACTTTGTCTTCAGGCACGTGCCGGAATTcaagaacttcattttcttccattcAGTCCAGCTAATAGAAGAACTGCATTAACGTACTTAGACGGAGAAGGCAAAATGCACCGTGTCAGCAAAGGCGCTCCTGAGGAGGTTACAACTTTACCTTAAGTTTACCCATTGTTTTCTGAGAGATCATTCTGACAATTTTTCCTTCTCTAGATTTTGGATATGGCACACAACAAATCAGAAATCAAGGACAAGGTACATGCTACAATCGACAAATTTGCAGAACGTGGCCTAAGATCCCTTGGGTTGGCATACCAGGTGAGACATGATTAACTAGTTTTACAAGTAAAATCTGCACTTGTTTTTAATGGAATATCTCCTGATGTGATTACGTTGTAAAAATCCTTATTCAATAATAGGAAGTACCAGATGGTGATGTTAAAGGCGAAGGTGGTCCATGGGACTTCGtagctcttcttcctctgtttgatCCTCCTCGTCATGACAGTGCACAGACAATTGAGCGAGCACTTCATCTTGGAGTCAGTGTTAAAATGATCACAGGTACGAAGCCAGTCTTTAGctcctttctatatatatttagctCCTACTACCTTACTaaattgtcaaaaatcaaaattattacaGGTGACCAGCTTGCAATTGCCAAAGAAACAGGAAGAAGGCTCGGAATGGGCACTAACATGTACCCGTCTTCATCTTTACTCACTGAGAACAACGCTGAAGGAGTTAACATTGATGAACTTATTGAGAAAGCAGACGGTTTTGCAGGAGTCTTTCCTGGTAAAGTTACTTACTTTAAAACTACATTTGTAACTATGATCTTTCGGAAATATCTGAcaaacacctttttttttctaattgttaGAACATAAGTATGAAATTGTGAAGAGATTACAATCCCGAAAACACATATGCGGTATGACTGGTGATGGAGTGAATGACGCACCTGCCTTGAAGAAAGCTGATATTGGAATTGCTGTGGATGATGCAACTGATGCTGCTCGGAGTGCTTCTGATATTGTCTTAACAGAACCCGGGCTTAGTGTTATCATCAGTGCTGTCTTGACTAGCCGTGCAATTTTCCAGAGAATGAAAAATTACACGGTACATAAATGCTTCAGCCTCAGTGACTTATTTACCTGACAGTTTAAATTTAAGATGCttaaattgataattttttaacCTTCATTTTGCAGATATACGCTGTTTCTATCACTATTCGTATTGTGGTAAGTTTCTACATCGAAAAGGCATCAGATTTTCACAACTACGTGGTCGTATTTTTCATCTGATAACACATTTTTTCAATGTCTGTGTTACAGATGGGTTTCATGCTTCTCTGTGTCTTCTGGGAGTTTGACTTCCCTCCATTCATGGTTCTTGTGATTGCAATCCTTAACGATGGTTAGTTactgttaactttttttttatgattcagCTTAAGGATTTGCTGGTTCTTGAAGCATTAACTCTGataaatttggttttatgttAAAAAGGTACGATCATGACCATATCTAAGGACAGAGTCAAgccttctccaactccagattGTTGGAAACTCAAGGAAATTTTCGCTACTGGTGTTGTACTTGGAACTTACTTGGCAATCATGACTGTTGTGTTTTTCTGGGCAGCATACGAAACCAACTTCTTCCCTGTAAGCTACACATTAATTAtccttctctttgttttgactCTAATTTCAAGTGTCAGCAGAATATAACTTTCCCTTTTTGTGGTAGAACATTTTCCATGTGAGAAACTTCAACCAGCACCATTTTGAcatgaaagacaagaaagtgGCTGCACATTTGAATGAACAGATGGCTTCCGCGGTCTATCTTCAAATCAGCACAATCAGCCAAGCGTTGATCTTCGTGACCCGTTCCAGGAGCTGGTCATTTGTTGAGCGTCCCGGTTTTCTTCTTGTAGTTGCTTTCCTAATTGCTCAGCTGGTAAAGAGACTTTCCTCAACTCTCTTATCCTCTCCCATAATTGCTTATAACCCTCTTCATAATACAATTTGTTAATGAAATcaaattgtgtatttttaaatAGATTGCATCTGGGATATCAGCAATGGCAACATGGCCTTTTGCTGGAATCAGAAGCATTGGATGGGGTTGGACTGGAGTTATCTGGATATTCAACATAGTAACTTACATGTTACTTGATCCTATCAAATTCCTAGTCCGTTATGCTCTTAGTGGCAAATCATGGAACCGAATGGTCGAGGGGAGGGTATGTAGTAGAATACAAAGACGAAATCTCTTTACTAAAAAATTTGAGTACTTGACAATTACATTTGCCTAACTAGTCTAGAACTCGTGATTTGTTTCCAGATTGCACTCACAGGCAAGAAGGATTTTGGCAAAGAAGAACGGATGGCTGCGTGGGCCACCGAGAAGCGTACACAACATGGTCTAGAGACGGGTCAAAAGCCAGTGTATGAGAGAAATAATAGCCCAACGGAGCTTAACAATATGGCTGAAGAAGCAAAAAGACGCGCAGAAATTGCAAGGTTAGATATCTGATAGTTTTAACTAACATGTATAGTAGAGAGTGTTGTTGGTATCAATCTCATGGGTgttttaaatttctgatgaaaacTGCAGAATGAGAGAGCTTCAGACATTGAAGGGGAAAGTCGAATCATCTGCAAAGCTGAAAGGCTATGATCTTAACgatgtcaacaacaacaactacacaatctgagagagagagagagagagagtctcgaTCTCTGCTCTTAAttcattttatcatttctttttttcttcttctatatatgtattactAATTCTTCTTGATAATGACATTAAATTTGATATCTTGTTGGAAGATGTCTCATGTTGtaatctttcatttgatgcctGTAACTTTACTacttttttatttgatgaaaattCATATTTTGATGGGTTTTTTGTTCGGCCCTTTATAAAGCAGCACACACTCTTTTAATGTTAGCTCTTGATTCGGTCTCTCTTCATACattggaaagaaaagaaagtgtttAGAATATAGTAACTAAATTTTTAGTTCTATTCAATCATCGTATAACATTAAAGATTCTCGAGATGAGTTGctaaaagaaggaagagaaattAATATTAGATGAGCCTGTTCGTTTCGTTGCCGCAAGTACCTGCGGTTGCGGCAGCCGCATGTATTGTTATTCGTTTGGTTGCCGCAGGTGCTTGCGGCAAGACGCTGCGGCGAACGCTAATTCTAATTTTGGACATCGATTAGTTGCGGCGATAAAAAAAGTTGCGTTTGCCGCAGTTGCTGCCGCTGCCGCTGCCGCCTGCGTCAACGAAACGAACACGCCCGATGTGTTGATCTTGTAACTGTGGGATCTAGTTGACtgtctttgattttgtaatgGATTTACCTTATTGTAAAAGAATTCAAAGTTACTAGATAATTGTTTTTAACCATCATCATTCGAAGATTAACTTTACAGAGTTTATACCATTCGTACGTAAGCACAgcaattaaaagagagagaatcaaaaagACACGCAAcgttgatttgttttgttttgtttctctaataATCAAATTGGAACTGCGACTACTGTTCTGTCTAATTTATATAACACTCACCACACGCTTAAGCCGCGCGTGGATAAGACAAGCCAACTAAAAGTCAACTAACTTACTAACGCGTGGTACGCACGTGCTTAACTGCAGATAAGAAGAACACGCCCACACAAGAGTTAAATAAAATCTCATCGTACAAAGTACAGAGCGATCTTTGgagataataatattattaaatccGGTCGGAGACGACGAGACTAAAAAAGACTTCGCCGGGGGAGTTTGTTCCGGTACCGGAGTTTTATCTTttacaaaatcttgttttctttagtttcttctcCCACCAAACAAAACCCCCCTAGATTTAGAGATTCTGTTTTCGGATAAGGAAGTAGTTGAGTTTGATCGGTTTGTTGTTGTGTCTTaaaattcatcaaatcaaatcagaggaagaaacaaaaatggcGTTTCTTAAGGAAGCGATTATTGTTGCCCTAATCTTCTGCAGTTACCTCTCAGTTGCTTCTTCTGTTCCTTTCATAGTTCTGCATGGTAATTATCAATTTtcccccttttcttctttttaagtCATTGGGATCGTTTTTGAATGAGTAGATAGATACAGCaacaatcatcttctttttttagttaattaaacaTTCAATCGCTTTCTCTAAGGGTATTTTAGGTTTTGGAATTCCCAAATCTCCggaaaaagaaagtaaaaaggggtttgtttgtgtgtgtgttttgctttCATCAGGAATTGGGGATAAATGCAGTAATGGAGGAGTGAAACAATTCACAGAGCTTTTAAGTGATTGGTCTGGTTCTCAAGGATATTGCTTGTATGTTCTccctctttatttattataccACCAAACACATTCAGATATGgctcaaaattttggtttttattgtgttttttttggtaaaattcaGGGAGATTGGGAATGGCTCATGGGACTCATGGACCATGCCCCTCCTTGATCAGGTAGTGATTTTGTTACATGTTGGAAACTGTATGATTCTATGCtggaaataaaataagtatctgattttttggtttttttttctttgtgtgtttttgcaGACGTCTGCTGTTTGTGACAAGGTCAGATATATACTAATACTGCATCAAGTGTTTGTTTGCTAAGTTTTGGCTTTCGAAAGTActattttcattatatatgtaatgttttaATCCTACAGGTGAAAAGTATGCCTGAGCTTAGTGATGGTTACAGCATTGTGGGGCTTTCTCAGGGTAACATGATCGGCCGTGCTCTCATTGAGTTTTGTGATGGAGCACCACCTGTAAGTCCCATAAACGTGCATATGCCTATATATGTGTATGAATCcttaatatatttgtattaggTTTCCTTtctcaatcatatataatatattatcctCTAATGATTGTTTGCGGTTAATAGGTTAAGAATTTTGTATCGGTGGCGGGTCCTCATGCGGGTACTGCATCGATTCCTTTCTGCGGCGTAAGTAACTTAACTTAACTCCTTCCaacattttggtttcttctagAATAATAACACTGCCATTGACATgggaacttttttttgttaatgttgtcTTGATTTTTGCAGGCTACATGGATTTGCATCATGTTGGACAGTATGATCAAAGCAGAGATCTATAGCGACTATTTGCAGGTATGAAGGAGTATTTTATCTGCTTCTGCGTGAGTTTTTCTGTTAAACTAAGTACATCTGTTTTGAGTTTCAGGAACATTTGGCTCCTAGTGGTTTTCTCAAAATCCCAACTGTAAGTTGTTTTCCTGTTAAAGGTTTAGAAGTGTCGGGCTTGTCATTCTTGTTATAACTTAATGCCTTCATATAGGACATAGCTGGTTACATGGAAGGTTGTAGGTTTCTCCCAAAGCTAAACAATGAATATCCAGTCAAGAACTCTACTTATAAAGAGAGGTTCTCAAGCTTGGAAAATCTTGTGCTTATTATGGTGAGTCATCGAAGCCCGCTTCTCTGCTATTAACGTACAAGTTTCTATTGATGGTAATGCTTTTTATATTGAATATCAGTTTGAGCATGACACAATACTGATTCCTAAAGAGACCTCATGGTTTGGATATTATCCTGATGGGTCTTTTAAGACCATTCTTCCGCCGCAAGAGGTAATTTAAACTCTTCAATCATTGTTTCAAATGGCTTGGTTCTGCAGTTACATCCGGGTATGGTaaatgtttggatttttttccttttgtagaCCAAGCTCTATACTGAGGACTGGATCGGTTTGAGAACCTTGGATGAAGCTGGAAAGGTGAAGTTCGTTAACGTCTCTGGAAATCATCTTCAGATATCTCAAGCAGACATGAAGAAGCATATAGTGCCATACCTCTCTGACAAAGCATCATCGTCATCATTCACAACAATGTCAGTTTCCGAGTCATCTTCCTCACCCCAGTGGCTTCCAAGTGTAGGGACTGTTATTATGGATCTGATTGGTCCAGAAGTTGATCAGCTTCAGCTTGTGCTGCGTCATGTCTGATTCTGATGTTCTCTGTTGTTGTATGTCTTCTTACTAAACACATTTGTCATGTGATAAATCTGTAACTTGAGGGTAAAACAAGAAAAGTATTCCAAAATCCTTCTCAAAAGGTtcttatattaatgataaaatgtcaaatatatatgtcaCAAGAAATGGATAGAGccttaaaagaaaaagggatGTAAGAACGCCATTGATGTTATTACAGAAAATCTCCGAACGAGACAAAGAAACATAAgtccacatatatatatcacaacAGCTTTCTGTCTTCAATCCAATCAAACATCTTCTGAGGCAAATTCTGATTCTTTGCAGCATGAGCCTGAAGCTTGACTTGTATAGTTCGAGAGATGCAGAGGTATTCTATCACTATGATTTGCTAAGAAAAAGGATCAAATCCTATTATAAGATACTTTCTTTCCTTTAGAAGATTCTGCCTGATGATGCTCGAGATTGCGAAGCACAATTTTCGCAAAGATCCTGGCTCCACGAGGCACATTCGCAGCTGCAGCTGCAGAACGCAAGGCTCTTGCTTCTCCAGCGTTCTGCATCAAGCTTGCGTGATGCATTGCGTGACGACCTCCAGGTATTGTAAACTGCAATTTCATCGGTTAGTATTAAAGTGCAACTGACTGAAAAAAACacagacaaacaaaacaaaacaaaataaaaagtgaaaaataccTGAAGAAGCGCAAAAGCTGCACAAGCTTTGAGTGTATCATCATGGTTTCGCAACATTGCAACAAATCTTCCAATTTCGGAACCACTGCATCTCAAGTGGCCAGCTTCTGGGATTCGAGCTTTCTCTGCGACTTGTGCTAACATAGATGGAGCAAATGATAAAGCACCACCTGTAAAGATTTGGTGCTCCATGAAAGTTTTAATAAATGCTCCAATGTGTTTAAGAGCCATCATTCTAGCACCATTTAAGGTAACACTTTTAGATGCACTTTCCGATGAAGTCCCTATCATCGCGTATTCATCCATCCtgtataataaaatagatagaTAAGATCAAAGTCAGATTTAGTATAACAGAGAAATATGCCAAATATGTATCTTTAATGTGATATTAATTAAGCTTTCATTACCTTCCATCAAACATGTAAGCCAATGCTAATGCTGCCATGAAACGAGCCATTTTGGAAACAGAAGTCAAGCAGAGGTGAACAAGTGATTTAACTCCCCCTTCCTCCACAATCCGCAGAGCGTTACCAGGGTTAAAAGCAAGATTCCACAGAGCTCCTGCAGCAGTTTCATGTACATCCTGGAAAAGGTAAAAGCAAGATTAGATGAACTTTAAAGGGTAGGACATGGGAACTTACAAGGAA
This genomic window contains:
- the LOC104788306 gene encoding ATPase 7, plasma membrane-type-like, giving the protein MTDISESLKAITTESVDLENVPVEEVFQHLKCTKEGLTTNEVQERLTLFGYNKLEEKKESKILKFLGFMWNPLSWVMEAAALMAIGLAHGGGKPPDYHDFVGIVVLLLINSTISFVEENNAGNAAAALMAQLAPKAKSIRDGKWNEIDAAELVPGDIVSIKLGDIIPADARLLEGDPLKIDQSALTGESLPVTKNPGSSVYSGSTCKQGEIEAVVIATGVHTFFGKAAHLVDSTTHVGHFQKVLTAIGNFCICSIAVGMAIEIVVIYGLQKRGYRVGIDNLLVLLIGGIPIAMPTVLSVTMAIGAHRLAQQGAITKRMTAIEEMAGMDVLCSDKTGTLTLNKLSVDKNLIEVFKRGIDKDMAVLMAARAARLENQDAIDTAIVSMLSDPKEARAGIQELHFLPFSPANRRTALTYLDGEGKMHRVSKGAPEEILDMAHNKSEIKDKVHATIDKFAERGLRSLGLAYQEVPDGDVKGEGGPWDFVALLPLFDPPRHDSAQTIERALHLGVSVKMITGDQLAIAKETGRRLGMGTNMYPSSSLLTENNAEGVNIDELIEKADGFAGVFPEHKYEIVKRLQSRKHICGMTGDGVNDAPALKKADIGIAVDDATDAARSASDIVLTEPGLSVIISAVLTSRAIFQRMKNYTIYAVSITIRIVMGFMLLCVFWEFDFPPFMVLVIAILNDGTIMTISKDRVKPSPTPDCWKLKEIFATGVVLGTYLAIMTVVFFWAAYETNFFPNIFHVRNFNQHHFDMKDKKVAAHLNEQMASAVYLQISTISQALIFVTRSRSWSFVERPGFLLVVAFLIAQLIASGISAMATWPFAGIRSIGWGWTGVIWIFNIVTYMLLDPIKFLVRYALSGKSWNRMVEGRIALTGKKDFGKEERMAAWATEKRTQHGLETGQKPVYERNNSPTELNNMAEEAKRRAEIARMRELQTLKGKVESSAKLKGYDLNDVNNNNYTI
- the LOC104788308 gene encoding palmitoyl-protein thioesterase 1 — translated: MAFLKEAIIVALIFCSYLSVASSVPFIVLHGIGDKCSNGGVKQFTELLSDWSGSQGYCLEIGNGSWDSWTMPLLDQTSAVCDKVKSMPELSDGYSIVGLSQGNMIGRALIEFCDGAPPVKNFVSVAGPHAGTASIPFCGATWICIMLDSMIKAEIYSDYLQEHLAPSGFLKIPTDIAGYMEGCRFLPKLNNEYPVKNSTYKERFSSLENLVLIMFEHDTILIPKETSWFGYYPDGSFKTILPPQETKLYTEDWIGLRTLDEAGKVKFVNVSGNHLQISQADMKKHIVPYLSDKASSSSFTTMSVSESSSSPQWLPSVGTVIMDLIGPEVDQLQLVLRHV